In a single window of the Frondihabitans peucedani genome:
- a CDS encoding type IV toxin-antitoxin system AbiEi family antitoxin domain-containing protein, which translates to MNAASASTPSLSSPAPAPLRTRDVVRLGAGDRALRRRAERGSLVRLVPGTYTDRDHWEALSEREQYVARCHAQLLDLPPGVVASHWSAAAVWGFPVRERWPDRLEVVDAARSRTNSSATLLRRAGPLPAADTTSWEGRRITRPARTAVDLALADGFETGVLLIDHGLHAGLFTTDTLVALVREREGAKRFRAAEAAVEFASPDGESPGESFSRMSIAVGGLAAPALQEEFSDDAGLIGRVDFWWSASGVVGEFDGDWKYSDERFLRGRAAVDVIREEKRRQARLELHPRVRRVVRWDYATSRRPDVLAARLLAAGVRRSGVAGRP; encoded by the coding sequence ATGAACGCCGCCTCCGCCTCGACTCCCTCCCTCTCCTCCCCGGCACCCGCACCCCTCCGCACCCGCGACGTCGTGCGGCTCGGCGCCGGCGACCGCGCCCTCCGTCGTCGAGCCGAGCGGGGCAGCCTCGTCCGCCTCGTCCCTGGCACCTACACCGATCGAGACCACTGGGAGGCTCTGTCGGAGCGGGAGCAGTACGTCGCCCGCTGCCACGCGCAGCTCCTCGACCTGCCTCCCGGCGTCGTCGCCTCGCACTGGTCCGCCGCGGCCGTCTGGGGCTTCCCGGTCCGGGAGCGGTGGCCTGACCGGCTGGAGGTCGTCGACGCGGCGAGATCCCGCACCAACTCGTCCGCGACGCTCCTCCGCCGGGCGGGGCCGCTTCCGGCCGCCGACACGACCAGCTGGGAGGGGCGCAGGATCACGAGACCCGCGCGCACCGCCGTCGACCTCGCCCTCGCCGACGGCTTCGAGACGGGCGTCCTCCTGATCGACCACGGGCTCCACGCGGGACTCTTCACGACAGACACGCTCGTCGCGCTGGTCAGAGAGCGAGAGGGGGCGAAGCGCTTCCGCGCCGCGGAGGCGGCCGTCGAGTTCGCCTCGCCCGACGGGGAGTCGCCCGGAGAGTCGTTCAGCCGCATGTCGATCGCCGTGGGCGGTCTCGCGGCACCGGCCCTCCAGGAGGAGTTCTCCGACGATGCCGGTCTGATCGGCAGGGTGGACTTCTGGTGGTCGGCATCCGGCGTCGTGGGGGAGTTCGACGGCGACTGGAAGTACTCCGACGAGCGGTTCCTCCGCGGCCGGGCGGCGGTCGACGTCATCCGCGAGGAGAAGCGCCGGCAGGCGCGCCTCGAGCTGCACCCGCGCGTGAGGCGAGTCGTGCGGTGGGACTACGCGACGTCCA
- a CDS encoding Fpg/Nei family DNA glycosylase: protein MPELPEVEVVRAGLHPAVTGAVVSHVAILEPRSLRRHDGPAEDFVDRLTGATLLSAVRRGKFLWFPFVPERVAPGDRSLALVAHLGMSGQVLLRDREQPDDRLLRIRLDLVHPDHGDVRLAFVDQRIFGSMALDVTEPTADGAEAGFSGAGLLGHSEPGDPALVDPARVDAGPGGPGGRPPAWALSIPHQVAHIARDPLDPAFDEALFFSRLAARRSGIKRALLDQELISGIGNIYADESLWASKLHFDQPSSSLSRRKAALLLVEIRAVLLKALGEGGTSFDQQYVNVNGQSGYFSHSLNAYGQQGRPCPRCGTLIERVSFMNRGSHFCPRCQRLRG from the coding sequence GTGCCCGAGCTCCCCGAGGTCGAGGTCGTCCGCGCGGGTCTGCATCCTGCGGTCACCGGCGCCGTCGTCTCTCACGTGGCGATCCTCGAGCCGCGGTCGCTCCGTCGACACGACGGCCCCGCGGAGGACTTCGTCGACCGCCTCACCGGAGCGACCCTGCTTTCGGCCGTCCGGCGCGGCAAGTTCCTCTGGTTCCCGTTCGTGCCCGAGCGCGTCGCGCCGGGCGACCGGTCGCTCGCGCTCGTCGCCCACCTCGGGATGAGCGGGCAGGTCCTGCTCCGCGACCGCGAGCAGCCCGACGACCGGCTGCTCCGCATCCGACTCGACCTGGTCCACCCCGACCACGGCGACGTGCGGCTGGCCTTCGTCGACCAGCGCATCTTCGGGTCGATGGCGCTCGACGTCACCGAGCCGACCGCCGACGGGGCCGAGGCCGGGTTCTCGGGAGCGGGGCTCCTCGGCCACTCGGAGCCTGGTGATCCTGCGCTCGTCGATCCTGCGCGCGTCGATGCCGGGCCCGGCGGCCCCGGGGGTCGCCCGCCCGCCTGGGCTCTGTCGATCCCGCACCAGGTCGCCCACATCGCGCGCGACCCGCTCGATCCCGCCTTCGACGAGGCGCTCTTCTTCTCCAGGCTCGCGGCACGCCGCTCCGGCATCAAGCGGGCTCTGCTCGACCAGGAGCTGATCTCCGGCATCGGCAACATCTACGCCGACGAGTCGCTCTGGGCCTCGAAGCTCCACTTCGACCAGCCGTCGTCGTCGCTCAGCCGTCGGAAGGCCGCGCTCCTGCTCGTCGAGATCCGGGCCGTGCTCCTGAAGGCGCTCGGCGAGGGCGGCACGAGCTTCGACCAGCAGTACGTCAACGTGAACGGGCAGTCGGGCTACTTCTCGCACAGCCTCAACGCGTACGGGCAGCAGGGCAGGCCGTGCCCGCGCTGCGGCACCCTCATCGAGCGCGTGAGCTTCATGAACCGCGGGAGTCACTTCTGCCCGAGGTGTCAGCGGTTGCGCGGGTAG
- the rnc gene encoding ribonuclease III — MSQPASEPVSDRADLVSYLDVDVTPELLELALTHRSFAYEHGGIGNNERLEFLGDSILGQAVTVMLFRENPDLDEGDLAKRRASLVSTVALAEIARHIGLGRYIRLGRGEELTGGRDKHSILADTVEAIIGATFLDAGQAAATGLVMRLIEPLLNDPDRFGAAMDPKTSLQELSSAQGRGMPTYVVSDSGPDHDKRFHAIVRLGRDDIATGIGSSKKMAEMAAALEAWTRLTAEAAAPPAAAPDAPAAPDASGADAPAAEQR; from the coding sequence ATGAGTCAGCCCGCGTCAGAACCCGTTTCTGACCGGGCTGATCTCGTCTCCTACCTCGATGTCGACGTCACGCCCGAGCTCCTCGAGCTCGCGCTGACGCACCGCTCGTTCGCCTACGAGCACGGCGGCATCGGCAACAACGAGCGCCTCGAGTTCCTCGGCGACTCGATCCTGGGGCAGGCCGTGACGGTCATGCTCTTCCGCGAGAACCCCGACCTCGACGAGGGCGACCTGGCCAAGCGCCGGGCGAGCCTCGTCAGCACGGTCGCCCTCGCCGAGATCGCCCGGCACATCGGCCTCGGCCGCTACATCCGCCTCGGTCGCGGCGAAGAGCTGACCGGCGGGCGAGACAAGCACTCCATCCTCGCCGACACCGTCGAGGCCATCATCGGCGCGACGTTCCTCGATGCGGGTCAGGCGGCCGCCACCGGCCTCGTCATGCGCCTCATCGAGCCCCTCCTCAACGACCCCGACCGGTTCGGCGCCGCGATGGACCCGAAGACGAGCCTCCAGGAGCTCTCGAGCGCCCAGGGCCGAGGCATGCCGACCTACGTCGTCAGCGACTCCGGGCCCGACCACGACAAGCGGTTCCACGCCATCGTCCGGCTCGGCCGCGACGACATCGCCACCGGCATCGGCAGCAGCAAGAAGATGGCCGAGATGGCAGCGGCCCTCGAGGCGTGGACCAGGCTGACGGCCGAGGCTGCGGCTCCGCCCGCCGCCGCTCCTGACGCTCCTGCCGCTCCTGATGCTTCCGGCGCCGACGCTCCCGCCGCCGAGCAGCGCTAG
- the rpmF gene encoding 50S ribosomal protein L32 — protein sequence MAVPKRKQSRSNTHARRSQWKATPVTLVKSIEGGKTVYSLPHRAKVVEDSAGTALYMEYKGRKVADV from the coding sequence ATGGCCGTTCCCAAGAGGAAGCAGTCGCGCTCCAACACGCACGCTCGCCGTTCGCAGTGGAAGGCCACGCCCGTCACGCTCGTCAAGAGCATCGAGGGTGGCAAGACCGTCTACAGCCTTCCCCACCGCGCCAAGGTCGTCGAGGACTCCGCCGGCACCGCCCTGTACATGGAGTACAAGGGCCGCAAGGTCGCCGACGTCTAG
- a CDS encoding YceD family protein, with protein MFDLMHRPGEMRESVLEVAAPAKLGEGLVAVQEGAPIGIDLRIESLHDGLLVSAHVSAEAAGECSRCLKPITESVEVDFAEVFAYSIDEAFDYQVQDDHVDLEPVVRDAVVLSLPFQPVCRPDCPGLDPETGERIEDLDDYQPREVIDPRWSALSQLVSDNDRVGETDTKPTD; from the coding sequence GTGTTCGATCTGATGCACCGTCCCGGCGAGATGCGCGAGAGCGTGCTCGAGGTCGCTGCCCCCGCCAAGCTCGGGGAGGGCCTCGTCGCCGTCCAGGAGGGTGCACCGATCGGCATCGACCTCCGCATCGAGAGCCTGCATGACGGGCTGCTCGTCTCCGCGCACGTCTCGGCCGAGGCCGCGGGCGAGTGCAGCCGCTGCCTCAAACCCATCACCGAGAGTGTCGAAGTCGATTTCGCCGAGGTTTTCGCGTACTCTATCGACGAAGCTTTCGACTACCAGGTTCAAGACGATCACGTGGATCTTGAACCGGTTGTCAGAGATGCAGTGGTTCTCTCGCTGCCCTTCCAACCGGTCTGCCGGCCAGATTGCCCTGGTCTCGACCCCGAAACGGGCGAGCGCATCGAAGATCTGGACGACTACCAGCCCCGTGAAGTGATCGACCCGCGCTGGTCGGCGCTGAGCCAGCTTGTGTCCGACAACGACCGGGTCGGCGAGACGGACACCAAGCCCACCGATTGA
- a CDS encoding DUF3488 and transglutaminase-like domain-containing protein, which yields MVDLRPPADVRPPSTRESSTLEDDDGRFSAGNARWLQTGLLWLTLVAAIGSLHPLFQGGGWWFAAAVVAGLVLAAAAAARAAHWPSVAASAAGLVVGALGTTAFVSGGTALLGVIPTADTIDRVRLLTDQARDAIVSQQAPVPVGDAMLGVIVVSVAAAALLVDLLSRVSRMPGLTGVVFAVVLVVPSFVPDVDPSWVWVVLTVLGYVAVLVVSTGRRPSRGSIVTGVVAVAVAGIVTSLLPVSIASPLANLGTGTGISTGVNPVINLGNDLRRGTPVTVLNYTTSSSEGQYLKLVDLVDFSGTRWSPASVRLDAKNTVDALPAAPGIAKSTRRDTVTTDVSVNLLRSPYLPIPVPPTAITGIDSKWKYVDSSGVTVRSTSEGSQGLDYRVTSKPVDPTRQQIIRSLAQTPASLDAYQSVSGVPASITRLAKKVTAGAANPFDAAVDLQEYFRNGDFSYSEETPVQEGYDGSGLDMVETFLQRKSGYCVHFASAMAVMARTLGIPSRIAVGFLPGTQEGSTNSWTVTSNDLHTWPELYFQGLGWVPFEPTVGQGTTSSYLQQTGTEASPSAAPTTSPSATDQPQATRAAPTPTAATPTSVASSAAASAGTSSGGVSGLPVALVGAGLLVILALLPAGLRASRRRRRLGQDPPDTALWAWREVVDTARDLGIPVDTGATPQLTAGLLARHVDAAGASALSELLAATERERFGGLPAEDAVQTSAREVIRGLRAESRPARRITAALAPRSLFADGRPRRPAEA from the coding sequence GTGGTTGACCTCCGGCCGCCGGCCGACGTGCGTCCGCCGTCCACCCGCGAGTCCTCCACGCTCGAGGACGACGACGGCCGCTTCTCCGCCGGCAACGCCCGCTGGCTCCAGACCGGGCTCCTCTGGCTCACGCTCGTCGCGGCGATCGGCAGCCTCCACCCGCTGTTCCAGGGCGGAGGCTGGTGGTTCGCCGCAGCCGTCGTCGCCGGCCTCGTGCTGGCCGCCGCCGCGGCGGCGCGGGCGGCGCACTGGCCCTCGGTCGCTGCGTCGGCTGCGGGGCTGGTCGTCGGCGCGCTCGGCACGACCGCGTTCGTCTCGGGCGGCACCGCTCTCCTCGGGGTGATCCCCACCGCCGACACGATCGACCGGGTCCGGCTCCTCACCGATCAGGCCCGCGACGCGATCGTGAGCCAGCAGGCACCGGTGCCGGTGGGCGACGCCATGCTCGGGGTCATCGTGGTGTCGGTCGCGGCGGCCGCACTCCTCGTCGACCTCCTCTCGCGGGTGAGCAGGATGCCGGGGCTCACCGGTGTCGTCTTCGCCGTCGTCCTCGTGGTGCCGTCGTTCGTCCCCGACGTCGATCCCAGCTGGGTCTGGGTGGTGCTCACGGTCCTCGGCTACGTCGCCGTCCTCGTCGTGTCGACGGGTCGGAGGCCGTCGCGGGGGAGCATCGTGACCGGCGTCGTCGCCGTCGCGGTGGCCGGCATCGTGACGAGCCTCCTGCCGGTCTCGATCGCGTCGCCGCTGGCGAACCTCGGCACCGGAACCGGCATCTCGACCGGCGTCAACCCGGTCATCAACCTCGGCAACGACCTCCGCCGAGGCACGCCCGTCACCGTCCTGAACTACACGACCTCGTCCTCGGAGGGGCAGTACCTGAAGCTCGTCGACCTGGTCGACTTCTCCGGCACGCGCTGGAGCCCGGCCTCGGTGCGGCTCGACGCGAAGAACACCGTCGACGCGCTGCCGGCGGCCCCGGGCATCGCGAAGTCCACCCGGCGAGACACGGTCACCACCGACGTCAGCGTCAACCTCCTGAGGAGCCCGTACCTGCCGATCCCGGTGCCGCCGACGGCCATCACGGGCATCGACTCCAAGTGGAAGTACGTCGACTCGTCGGGAGTGACCGTCCGCAGCACGTCCGAGGGCTCGCAGGGCCTCGACTACCGCGTCACCTCGAAGCCCGTCGATCCGACCCGCCAGCAGATCATCCGGTCGCTCGCCCAGACGCCCGCGTCGCTCGACGCCTACCAGAGCGTCTCCGGCGTCCCCGCCTCGATCACGCGTCTCGCGAAGAAGGTCACGGCGGGCGCCGCGAACCCGTTCGACGCGGCCGTCGACCTCCAGGAGTACTTCCGGAACGGCGACTTCTCGTACTCCGAGGAGACCCCGGTGCAGGAGGGCTACGACGGCTCCGGGCTCGACATGGTCGAGACGTTCCTCCAGCGGAAGAGCGGGTACTGCGTCCACTTCGCCTCGGCCATGGCGGTCATGGCGCGCACCCTGGGCATCCCGTCGAGGATCGCGGTCGGGTTCCTCCCGGGGACCCAGGAGGGCTCGACCAACAGCTGGACCGTCACGAGCAACGACCTCCACACCTGGCCCGAGCTGTACTTCCAGGGGCTCGGCTGGGTCCCCTTCGAGCCGACGGTCGGGCAGGGCACGACGTCGAGCTACCTCCAGCAGACCGGCACGGAGGCCTCGCCGTCCGCCGCCCCCACGACGTCGCCCTCGGCGACCGACCAGCCCCAGGCCACCCGCGCGGCACCGACGCCGACCGCGGCGACGCCCACCTCGGTGGCCTCGTCTGCCGCCGCGTCGGCCGGCACCTCGTCGGGCGGGGTCTCCGGGCTGCCGGTGGCGCTCGTCGGAGCGGGCCTCCTCGTGATCCTGGCGCTCCTGCCGGCGGGGCTCCGGGCCTCGAGACGGAGGAGGAGGCTGGGGCAGGATCCCCCCGACACGGCTCTCTGGGCCTGGCGCGAGGTCGTCGACACCGCGCGCGACCTCGGCATCCCGGTCGACACGGGTGCGACGCCGCAGCTGACGGCAGGCCTCCTCGCGCGGCACGTCGACGCGGCCGGCGCGAGTGCTCTCAGCGAACTCCTGGCGGCGACCGAGCGCGAGCGGTTCGGCGGCCTGCCCGCAGAAGACGCCGTGCAGACGAGCGCCCGCGAGGTGATCCGGGGCCTCCGGGCCGAGAGCCGACCCGCGCGCAGGATCACGGCCGCACTCGCCCCCCGGAGCCTCTTCGCCGACGGTCGCCCACGACGCCCCGCGGAGGCGTAA
- a CDS encoding DUF58 domain-containing protein encodes MPPALTRALQRWPRPTRRGVAAAAAGVIVAVTGYLLTSLPLVFAGVALVVLVAASVVAVGIRVPALTIARRFSPDRAVAGWSVVESLVISAPASSSPVAVRVRETVAWRVMADDEAVVATIPPGGGARVVFDHDDLPRGRHRIGPARVDVVESFGLARRSVQIEGRSELVVFPEVVAVGHGRESRSLGDGARQRRDHSLAGGQDDPITREYRQGDAMRRVHWRATARQGELMVRQEEQHGLPSARVVLPVTRANWRDAHPALGSGLPVSDGFEWAVSMAASIAIEYGLAGSQTRVTSLEGDTIALHDPSTTPLFLELLSDIALDDVVDERSPEPTPREPVIALVSSLAPAELDELGRSRGPGVGGVAIVVHLDTDPLTPDDVARDSPREVAAALRQSGWRVIESDSSADRARVLLMDGVLGG; translated from the coding sequence GTGCCTCCCGCTCTCACCCGGGCGCTGCAGCGGTGGCCGCGCCCGACCCGCCGCGGCGTGGCCGCCGCCGCCGCGGGGGTGATCGTCGCCGTGACCGGCTACCTCCTCACCTCCCTGCCGCTCGTCTTCGCCGGCGTGGCCCTCGTCGTGCTCGTCGCGGCCTCCGTCGTCGCCGTCGGCATCCGGGTCCCCGCCCTGACCATCGCCCGGCGCTTCTCGCCCGACCGAGCGGTCGCCGGCTGGTCGGTCGTCGAGTCGCTCGTGATCAGCGCCCCCGCGTCGTCGAGCCCCGTCGCCGTCCGGGTCCGCGAGACCGTGGCCTGGCGCGTCATGGCCGACGACGAGGCCGTCGTCGCCACCATCCCGCCCGGAGGCGGCGCGCGCGTCGTCTTCGACCACGACGACCTGCCGCGCGGGAGACACCGGATCGGCCCCGCGCGCGTCGACGTCGTCGAGTCGTTCGGCCTCGCGCGTCGGAGCGTCCAGATCGAGGGGCGCAGCGAGCTCGTCGTCTTCCCCGAGGTCGTCGCGGTCGGCCACGGCCGGGAGTCCCGCTCCCTCGGCGACGGTGCCCGTCAGCGCCGCGACCACAGCCTCGCCGGCGGCCAGGACGACCCGATCACCCGCGAGTACCGGCAGGGCGACGCCATGCGCCGCGTCCACTGGCGTGCGACGGCCCGCCAGGGCGAGCTGATGGTGCGGCAGGAGGAGCAGCACGGTCTCCCCAGCGCGCGGGTGGTGCTGCCCGTGACCCGCGCGAACTGGCGCGACGCGCATCCTGCGCTCGGTTCCGGCCTGCCGGTCAGCGACGGCTTCGAGTGGGCGGTCTCGATGGCGGCCTCGATCGCGATCGAGTACGGCCTCGCCGGATCGCAGACGCGCGTCACGAGCCTCGAGGGCGACACGATCGCCCTCCACGACCCGTCGACGACGCCGCTGTTCCTCGAGCTCCTCTCCGACATCGCCCTCGACGACGTGGTCGACGAGCGGAGCCCCGAGCCCACGCCGCGCGAACCGGTGATCGCCCTCGTGTCGAGTCTCGCGCCCGCGGAGCTCGACGAGCTCGGGCGCTCCCGGGGCCCGGGTGTCGGGGGAGTGGCGATCGTCGTGCACCTCGACACCGACCCGCTCACCCCCGACGACGTCGCCCGAGACTCGCCCCGCGAGGTCGCCGCAGCCCTCCGCCAGTCGGGCTGGCGCGTCATCGAGAGCGACTCCTCGGCCGACCGCGCCAGGGTGCTCCTCATGGACGGGGTGCTCGGTGGTTGA
- a CDS encoding AAA family ATPase — protein MTTTTETTSTGLAPMELAEVQQHARRVLEAVATVIDGKPGAISTALTVLLAEGHLLIEDVPGVGKTQLARALAKAFGASVSRIQFTPDLLPSDITGVSIFDRQSNEFEFKPGPVFANIVIGDEINRASPKTQSALLESLEERQVTVDGFSHPLPDPFLVVATQNPVEMEGTYSLPEAQRDRFMARISLGYPDAESELRMLRQRETQSPLDRLEPLVSVSELRRMIAAVRGIYVASVVERYAVDIVQATRVHPDLRLGASPRATLQLMRAAKSWAALNGRRFVIPDDVDALSGPVLGHRLILAGRSGAGAVSAAYDIVESVVAATPVPLDESVR, from the coding sequence ATGACGACGACGACAGAGACCACCAGCACCGGCCTGGCACCCATGGAGCTGGCCGAGGTCCAGCAGCACGCCCGGCGCGTGCTCGAGGCGGTCGCCACCGTGATCGACGGCAAGCCCGGAGCGATCTCGACCGCGCTGACCGTCCTCCTGGCCGAGGGCCACCTCCTGATCGAAGACGTCCCGGGCGTCGGCAAGACGCAGCTCGCGAGGGCCCTCGCGAAGGCGTTCGGCGCCTCCGTCAGCCGCATCCAGTTCACGCCCGACCTCCTGCCGAGCGACATCACCGGCGTCTCGATCTTCGACCGCCAGTCGAACGAGTTCGAGTTCAAGCCCGGGCCCGTCTTCGCCAACATCGTGATCGGCGACGAGATCAACCGCGCGTCGCCGAAGACGCAGTCGGCCCTCCTCGAGAGCCTCGAGGAGCGCCAGGTCACCGTCGACGGCTTCTCGCACCCGCTGCCCGACCCGTTCCTCGTCGTCGCGACCCAGAACCCGGTCGAGATGGAGGGCACCTACTCGCTGCCCGAGGCCCAGCGCGACCGCTTCATGGCGCGCATCTCCCTCGGCTACCCCGACGCCGAGAGCGAGCTCAGGATGCTCCGCCAGCGCGAGACCCAGAGCCCTCTCGACCGCCTCGAACCGCTGGTGTCCGTCTCGGAGCTCCGCCGCATGATCGCGGCCGTCCGCGGCATCTACGTCGCGTCGGTCGTCGAGCGCTACGCCGTCGACATCGTCCAGGCCACGCGGGTCCACCCCGACCTGCGTCTCGGAGCGAGCCCCCGGGCCACCCTCCAGCTGATGCGGGCTGCGAAGTCGTGGGCGGCGCTCAACGGCCGCCGCTTCGTCATCCCCGACGACGTCGACGCCCTGAGCGGGCCGGTCCTCGGCCACCGTCTGATCCTGGCCGGCCGGAGCGGCGCCGGCGCCGTCTCGGCCGCCTACGACATCGTCGAGTCGGTGGTCGCTGCCACCCCCGTGCCGCTCGACGAGTCCGTCCGCTGA
- the coaD gene encoding pantetheine-phosphate adenylyltransferase, which translates to MSTIAVVPGSFDPVTLGHLDVIVRAAGLFDELHVLVVHNPGKTALIPVEQRVEFIEHAVADAEVDQAKPLDNVVVTSWSEGLLVDYCTRVGASVLVKGIRSQVDVAYETPMAIMNRSLAGVETVFLLPDPAHALVSSSLVRQVAGLGGDVDPYVPREVADYLRQRRQSPHDRTSDQAPHASAANTESR; encoded by the coding sequence ATGAGCACGATCGCCGTCGTCCCCGGGTCGTTCGACCCGGTGACTCTCGGGCATCTCGACGTCATCGTCCGGGCCGCCGGCCTGTTCGACGAGCTCCACGTGCTCGTCGTCCACAACCCCGGCAAGACGGCCCTCATCCCCGTCGAGCAGCGGGTCGAGTTCATCGAGCACGCCGTCGCCGATGCCGAGGTCGACCAGGCGAAGCCGCTCGACAACGTCGTGGTGACGAGCTGGAGCGAGGGGCTCCTCGTCGACTACTGCACGCGGGTCGGAGCGAGCGTCCTGGTCAAGGGCATCCGCTCGCAGGTCGACGTGGCGTACGAGACGCCGATGGCCATCATGAACCGCAGCCTCGCGGGCGTCGAGACGGTGTTCCTCCTGCCCGACCCCGCCCACGCACTCGTCTCGAGCTCGCTGGTCCGCCAGGTGGCCGGGCTCGGCGGCGACGTCGACCCGTACGTGCCGCGCGAGGTCGCCGACTATCTGCGCCAGAGGCGTCAGAGCCCCCACGACCGCACCTCCGACCAAGCGCCGCACGCGTCCGCAGCGAACACCGAGTCACGATGA